CTAAAACTCATCAACTTTCTTATCAGAATTTTTATGACGCTATCGATCGTCAAATGTCTCAATATGCAAATTTTAAGGTTGAGATAGATAATTCTAAATCTTCTATTTTTATGGATTACAACAATCAGCCGATATATTCTGGTTCGTTTAGAGTTAAAAACTCGGTCTATCAACGTGCTGACAAGTTAACAGGCACGCCAAGACGAAGCCCACTACTCTACTCACCAAGCTTGTCTTCTCGACGAGGTTTGATTTGGTATTAGATCAATCGTTTTTTTGTTAAAAACTTATCAAAAACCTATTTGAAACAAATTGTTATTTGTATTTTTAAGATATGAATACGAAATGGATTTTAAATATAATTGGTCTCATCATCACAATAATTGGGCTTGTTACAGGATATTATTTTTTCCTTTTTCTCGCTTTACCGATAAGTTTTAGTTTTTTTAACATTGTTGTCCGATAAAAATCTAAATTACTAAAAAAATCTTTTGTATCGCCTAATTTCACTGTGTAGCTTTAGTATTTTAAAAATAGAACCTCCTTATGGGTCAAAAAGGCTTAATTGACCTATATTTTTTGTTGTAATATCTTCCCATTTTGCTTCTGGATTTTTAAGGAATTTGAACAAATCAATATAGGTCATTAAATGATATCGTATCACGGACATCATATTAGAATATGCCCATTTTCTTTCTGCTTTTCTCTGAATGACAAGCATTATTAGTTGTATGATTAAGCTGACCCATATCTGTATCTCGATGGCATTTTGATTATCTCCAAGAAAATACTTTAGCGGGAAGTTTTGTTTAAGGCGTTTGAACATAGTCTCGATTTGCCACCTGTTCTTGTAGATCTCGGCAATTTTATCTGCCTGAAGTTCATAATTGTTGGTAATGAACTCATAGACTTTTTGGTGTTTATCGTACCAAAAAGCTATTCTTCTAAGGTAAAATGGTTTACCGTCATTGTCTTTGAGTTCTATTTTTTCGTCCTTTAGGACAGCATCATCTACCGTGTCGGGAATATCAAACTCTTCAAGGCTTGTATAACGGGCATTGTCTTTTTGTCTGGTCACAAAGTAAATATTCTCTAAGGTCCATTTTTGGTATTGTTTATAATCCACATAACCTTTATCAAAGACGACATAAGAACCTTTCTTGAGTTCAAGATCCTTTAAAAAGGTATGGTCATGGGTTGCAGCATTTGAGAACTTTATCAGACAGGGCACATCTTCCATAGCATTTATCATAGTGTGCATCTTGATACCACCTTTCTTTTTGCCGTTGAGTGAGTTTCTACCTACACCTTTAAGAATGTCACTAAAGAGTGTTATAGTTGATGAATCAACAATTTTAAGGTCTTTTACAGCTGGTTCATAAGTTCTGCTGTCCGACAAAAATCGGTGGTAACGTTTATAGAGTAAATGGTAAATATCAGCAAATACTGATGAGCTTCTTCTCCTGTTGGCGTCAGATAATGTGCTTCGCTTTGGGAAATCTTTTAGCCCCAAATGGTTGATTTTTCCTTCACAAGCAAGCATAATACTCGATACTTCACGAAGCGAGCTACAACCACTAATGACAGTGAAAATCATAGTAACTAAATGCTCATAAGTAGTGAACTTTTTAGTGTATCTGTCGCTGTTATGCTTTTCGGCTGTCCGATAAACATCGTTGGGTAAAATAAAATTTAAAACCTGTTTGATAATGGGTTGACCGCTGAAATTTTTACTTTTGTTCATATCTCTTTTTTTTTGCGAAAGATGAAGATATAAAAAAGTGGGAAATCCTGTATTGGAAATCCCACTTTAAAATATTTTATCGGACACTAATGTTTTTTTAATAAAAAAAATAATAACTATGAGTAACACAACACTTTCACAAAAAATCAATGAACTAAAAGATCAAGGCTACACACTTGATTTTAATATTGAATCTGATAGAATATCTGAGCACAAAGACAAGACTGCTTATAAACCAAATGAGTTTAAAGTAGATGGTGTTTTTAGGTTTGAAGGTATGTCAAACCCTGATGACAATTCTATTCTGTATGCCATAACAACTTCTGATGGCAAAAAAGGAGTTTTGGTTGATGGTTATGGCGTTTCAGGTGGACAAATTTCGGATGAGTTATACCAAAAACTTTCTCGTTAGAAGACGTTAAACTTATATTAAGTCTAAAGGGTTTTAGTTTAAAAACCCCTAACCTATTGTATATTTGTATTAAATTTTATAAATCAATAAATAAAAACTATGAGCTATCTGAATTTAGACCAAGACAAAACTTCAAAAACTGTTGAACAACTCAACATTTTGCTTGCTGACTATCATTTGTATTATCAAAAATTGAGAAACTTTCATTGGAACGTGATTGGAACAAATTTCTTCGATTTACATGAAAAATTTGAGGAAATGTATGATGATGCTAAACTTAAAGTTGATGAAATTGCTGAACGTATTCTGACTTTAAGACATTCGCCAAAAAGTAACTTATCTGATTATCTAAAAATCACTAATCTCAAAGAATCAGGTGCTGATTTAGACGATGCTAAAATGGTAGATATTTTGCTTGAAGATCACGGCACTATTATCTCTCAAATGCGTAAGGTTGTCAAAGTTGCAGGCGATGCTGGCGACGAAGGGACTATAGATTTGATTGGAGCATATATCAGAGAACTTGAAAAAACAAGTTGGATGCTTGATGTATGGACCAAAAAATTGCGTTAATTTGCAATAAAAAAACATGTTTTATTTTCAAGATGATGTCTCACAAAGTATTGTAAATCAAACTCAAGATTCTTGGGATAAACTTAATGATAAATTTCAAGGTTGGGTAGATTCATTTATATTGAGTCTGCCCAATTTTTTGCTAGCAGTTATTGTATTTATTTTATTTATAGTATTTGCTAACCTTACTTCTAGATTACTAAAAAAGATATTACAGCGAACTTCTGCTCAACATTCGGTAGTTGTTATTACCATTAGAGTTTATAAAACTATTTTTATACTCATTGGTTTTTTTGTAGGCTTAGGAATTTTAAATTTAAGCACCGTATTAACCTCTGTTCTTGGAGTCGCGGGTGTTGTTGGTTTAGCTGTTGGCTTGGCACTTCAAGGCACTTTAAACAATACTTTTTCAGGCGTTATTTTGAGTTTTATCCCAAAAATACAGATTGGAGATTGGGTAGAAACCAACGACTTTAAAGGCTTTGTTACAGACATCAATCTAAGAAGTGTAACCTTAAAAACAGCAGATCAGAATTTAGTTTCAATTCCCAATTCAAAAATAGTTGACAA
This genomic window from Flavobacterium sp. CS20 contains:
- a CDS encoding mechanosensitive ion channel family protein, with the translated sequence MFYFQDDVSQSIVNQTQDSWDKLNDKFQGWVDSFILSLPNFLLAVIVFILFIVFANLTSRLLKKILQRTSAQHSVVVITIRVYKTIFILIGFFVGLGILNLSTVLTSVLGVAGVVGLAVGLALQGTLNNTFSGVILSFIPKIQIGDWVETNDFKGFVTDINLRSVTLKTADQNLVSIPNSKIVDNPFKNLSSDDRSIATVECGVGYESDLEFVEKITVQAIEKALPQLPGEKVELFYKAFGNSSIDYEVRFWIKERNAKDELLAKHKAILAIKKAYNENNINIPFPIRTLDFGKNKFRSETLEIKNHISDQ
- a CDS encoding IS4 family transposase produces the protein MNKSKNFSGQPIIKQVLNFILPNDVYRTAEKHNSDRYTKKFTTYEHLVTMIFTVISGCSSLREVSSIMLACEGKINHLGLKDFPKRSTLSDANRRRSSSVFADIYHLLYKRYHRFLSDSRTYEPAVKDLKIVDSSTITLFSDILKGVGRNSLNGKKKGGIKMHTMINAMEDVPCLIKFSNAATHDHTFLKDLELKKGSYVVFDKGYVDYKQYQKWTLENIYFVTRQKDNARYTSLEEFDIPDTVDDAVLKDEKIELKDNDGKPFYLRRIAFWYDKHQKVYEFITNNYELQADKIAEIYKNRWQIETMFKRLKQNFPLKYFLGDNQNAIEIQIWVSLIIQLIMLVIQRKAERKWAYSNMMSVIRYHLMTYIDLFKFLKNPEAKWEDITTKNIGQLSLFDP
- a CDS encoding phosphoribosylpyrophosphate synthetase; translated protein: MSNTTLSQKINELKDQGYTLDFNIESDRISEHKDKTAYKPNEFKVDGVFRFEGMSNPDDNSILYAITTSDGKKGVLVDGYGVSGGQISDELYQKLSR
- a CDS encoding Dps family protein; the protein is MSYLNLDQDKTSKTVEQLNILLADYHLYYQKLRNFHWNVIGTNFFDLHEKFEEMYDDAKLKVDEIAERILTLRHSPKSNLSDYLKITNLKESGADLDDAKMVDILLEDHGTIISQMRKVVKVAGDAGDEGTIDLIGAYIRELEKTSWMLDVWTKKLR